One Nicotiana tabacum cultivar K326 chromosome 23, ASM71507v2, whole genome shotgun sequence genomic window, tgcaccctGAGAAATGTGTCGTGGTCGATTCCACGACACTGTCTAGTGGTTCTATCATGTTGATATCTGTgctttcatcatgtgataaagtaatcgagttgtcactcatgctagatatcatgtttaggctttattccGATACTGCTGGGACCCACAGTAGTCGTTTCTTGCAGttgtcttactgatttcattgatatttcgtactcagtcatattcattcattttatatcatatctcggtctctattgttaattattgatacatcatatcattattttccgGCTAGTATCataacattgtgagcccgtgagagagagactggagggattgatgactgagtgaggccaaggtcctgattatgagtgatatttatgggatcgggctgcacgccgcaacggttatactgatttatgatagcgcttgggctgaaggagcccctccagagtctgcacacacacccAGTAAGCGCGATttatattattgagggatgaatcttccctggacatggatcttatccgaagcattttatacctggagatggatcttctccacgggctggatttGCCCTTCTCGGTACtaggtgactgatggtcagtgatgtatatatttcgggatggatcttccctgggccgtttggaccatatacaataccgagtgattgagtatttgagagtgtgagcacatgaggcagTTAGCATGGTGCATCatatacaacatgtgcattggcgTGGTAGAAGTAGAGGAGTTATATTTTTTAATATCATTCAAATTGATCCATTTTACTGTTTTAAGATACctatcgaacttgaaagcatgtctacatttctgcactgttattttctgtattgagttgtgccggttgagttcgtcactactttcagcccacagTTTGGGTTTGTTACTaactgagttggttatactcacgctacaccctgcacctcgtatgcagatccaggtacttccggttATGGCGGCTGCTGATTGAAGAGACATGATCTCGGAGACTATCGaagtagctgcatggcgttcgcaggcaTTGACTCTCCCTCATTGTCTTTGTTTGTACTTCAGTTTTTACTCCTTAGACATTGTAGTAGACTCTATCCTGACattgatgctcatgtacttggtgacaccccgatttttgggagagatttgtatTGCGTTGTGGTTTTATTTCGGTTTTTTAATGGtttcttaaatattaactgctttcattttatttttcaatgttTTTACTTGGTGATCTGGttgagtagttggcttgcctagttccacgatagatGCCACCACGACGGTTGGTTTTGGGGTTATGACACTCGCAAAAGAAAATAATTGTTTGCAAATACGAACCTAGCCACAATGTGCAcaagaatatcaataataacaatgaatgtaaaattctcaacaagaaagatatctcaataatTAACAATTTTATCTCAATGTGATACGGcctttacaacttcaacaccaataactcaacaacgaGAAAGATAATGTATAACCACGAAACCAAATACAAATAACCCACAATGGGAGAGATAAcatgacttcaaataagaataattgcAATGAGAATAACTTGTATTATTAAcatcaaataatgataatcaacaatgaaatagATGGCGTATACAATGACTTCAAACAATGACAATCAACGATGAAAGAGacaacatgtaacaataaaagatgcaacaagttcaactaaagcatgagagaAATTTATCAAATAGGacgtagaacaagtgttaacgaaTCATTTAAgacatgtaaggatagactaatacaaataagaatagattgactatgagaatttagaacatgacatgacaattcaattaaaggatGAAAAGAGTCTAAGTAGCCAAACCTGGTAAAAAATGACATATAACACGTGTACCcattcgtcaccttgcgtacatagctttcacatagcacaaacgacacaatcaatcccaactcgtaaggggtagttccccacacaatgttaggtaagatacttacctcaactagccCAATTCAACTCTTAGAAATATATTTTCCCTTAAAataaacagaaaaacaaaaaggagaaaTAAGTCTCACAAAAATATGCTACTAttatatgaaatattttattttatattttggatTGATTCATATCTTTAACGAGCTTTAATCTGGAGTGAAAACATTTATATAAATCATAGCTAAAAGTATATAAATGCATTTGTACATTCTTCTCGAAGTAATTTAAATGTGGAATTCACCTAGTCCGTACAAAAGCTTTGTACATGTATAATGTCAATGAAGTAAGAGAAGATTTAATAAAAACAAAGGTATGGATAATCCCAAATTATACTAAGGGTAAAATTGAAATATTTAGAGGGATAAATTTGGACATTTCCCTTTTTGATATAGTATGTCTTACATCAGACCATTCAAGTTATTATAGTCGTAATATAATGAGTTTAATTTATACATGCTAATTGTGTAAGGAATTTTTATTCTAATCATCTAAAAAATAATTgcatataattaataataataagtgTGATtaataacttgaaaaataaattagGTAACTTATTGTAACATGATAAAATACTTTGATAGTATTTTAAATCTTTAAATCGTCAGTTTGTTGAAATTAAATTGATAATATAAAGTTATtatgatttatttttttgtaatttggaTTAAGCTTAGGAGTCTTATGTGTGTGGTAGTAGTACTTCATTAGATGCAGATAATGAATGTATGTATACTAGTACAGTTTGAGATTATTAAAATATTAGACCTGCATGAGAGCTTTAATTTCAACATCATCCATGTGTTGTTTTCCGTTCCCATCTCCTTCATCTTCACCTGGCAAAAGACAataaaacatccacaaaatccaTGTCACCTTCATCAATATTACTTTTACCTTTCTTTCTATGTTCTTCAATTATTCTCATATGAAAATCATCAATTCTTTTCTCCACTTCCCTCATTTTCTTTTCACATCTATGAGGATCAATCCACCTCCACAAAGGCAAATAATAACCTAAATAAATCACTCCAAGAAGCCAAAATAACTCATGAGTTATATGCATAATTTCCTTTGCTTCTTGTGGGCCAGCAGATTCATCCCCAATGTATTGTTTTCCAAGTAACATTCTAGTCGCATTGTTCAttgaaaaatcacccaaaattTCCCTTAAATGTAGTGTCTCCCCTTTTTGTGTGTTGGTCAAAACATCTTGAACTAGGGTTTGAGATTCATCTGCCCTATGCTTTGCAAATGACTCAAGATTTTTGGTTGTCAACAAATGTCCATGCAAAATCTTCTCATTCTCTTCCATTTTGGTCCGAAGGGAGCCAATGCCGCATCCCCACAACCATATGCTAGATGAACGGCAGCAAGAGTTCTTGGTCTAAACGCGAAAACAATTGTTCGCAAATGAGAACCTAGCCAAAATCCTGCCGACTTTGCAAATGTGAAGGGGAAGTCACAATTGCGATATCTGTGCTCCCATCacctttgcaattgcgaggtTGTTGCTCGTAATTGTAATAACTGGGCACCAGCAACACCAGCTATTCAATTTCAATTCAATCCATTCCGAAACATGTCTAAAACCAATCTGAGCcgtcggggttccaaaccaaatatccacaGAAGTgtcaaaatatcatacgaactcgcttgcgcgatcaaaatacaaaaataacatttaCAACTACGAATCAAACACTAAAACGCATAAGTTTCATAGTAAGTTCAAGAAtctctagaattacaactaaacgttcgaatcatatcaaaccaactccaaatgatatcaaattttgcagacaagtttcaaatagcataaaggacctattccaagttccaaaataaaatttcgagcttaatagctaaaagtcaacctacggtcaaactttttattttcaaattgctaaatttcggcaaaacaacacaaattcaACATGCGGACTTCCGAAATCAATTCCGGGCATTTTAGTTGAAAAAATACCCGGGTGAGTTTCAAACATGTTTCAGACTGATTTGGACTTGATTCAGAGGTGTTGATGTGATGGTGCGGcagttatcgcaaatgcgagcactgGTCTGCATTTGCGAATACGCATTTGCAAAATTttatatcgcatttgcgaagggaacAGTGGGGTAGCAATCCTCGCATTTGAAAAGCCagcctcgcaaatgtgaagtaGGGTTGGGCTAGGGGCaggtcgcttttgcgaccacTTGGCCGTTTTTACGAAGGGGACTGACTTTGCAAATGCATAGTCTGAGTTGCATTTGCGACATTACCTGTTCCCAGCAGGCATCACTTTTGCAATCAAAtgatcgcatttgcaaagggtcgcatttgcgaaccccaagTCGTAATTGCGATATCCGCATCTGAACAAAAGGATGGGATTTTGGGACTTAGTTTTATTTTAGCACATTTTGGAGCCCTAGACTCGGTGGGAGGAgattttaggaaaatattttcatacaaagctattgggtaagtgattgtGACTCACTTTTGATTAtatgacatgatttttgatgaattttaacatCTAATCCAAGAGattgaagagaaattttggggattttgactatgtattgaaaaaataaaaatctaagatttgagggtcgaattagACTCGAATTTGAAACCACACAAAtgtggactcgtggggttatggatagTCAAGATCTACCCTTCGACTCGAATTTTGAGTGGACGGGCCCGAGATTGAATTTTGTTGATGTTTGGAGAATTgcgtaaagatcttaactttattaatcaaaattggtttctcttgcattgttttatattattaagtcattttttactagatttgagcctagcggaggtgaattttaaggaaacgcatttttagagtattgaattTTTCTAATTGAGGTAATTGTCtagcctaactttatgtggggagTTACCCCTTAGAATTTGGTCTGATTTGCATTATTTGTACTATGTGGAACGAAGTGTAAATAAGGTGACGACTGTGTACATGGGCGTATGTGTAGTTATTGACCGGATTAGACCTTAAACTATTAATATTCCTTGATTTGGAGTTGTTTGTCATATGAAGCATGTTTTATTGTTGATTCACTCTGTGCACCCTTGTGTTATTGTTGtgattcttgtacacattattGTTGAGCCATAGTCTATGTATTATTGTGgctttggtattgttgtttgTGTGCGCGTGAGGTGCAAGTTGATTGTTGTATTGTAAATGATATGTGCATGTGGCAACATAAGGGTGATGTGTATTGATGcacacgcggtgagataaggaggCTTATGCGTGTGTTACAAGTAAGGGGCAATACTTCATTGTGATGCACACACGACGAGAGAAGGGGGCTTATGCGCGTGTAGCTATATAAGGGGAAATATTTAAATATGAATCTCACACGATGTCATAagggtgatttgtgattatgttaTGTGGTACTTCGAGGCGATTCTTGTTGTTATTCATGTGCTGAAACGgatt contains:
- the LOC142177118 gene encoding cytochrome P450 703A2-like produces the protein MEENEKILHGHLLTTKNLESFAKHRADESQTLVQDVLTNTQKGETLHLREILGDFSMNNATRMLLGKQYIGDESAGPQEAKEIMHITHELFWLLGVIYLGYYLPLWRWIDPHRCEKKMREVEKRIDDFHMRIIEEHRKKGEDEGDGNGKQHMDDVEIKALMQV